In the genome of Palaemon carinicauda isolate YSFRI2023 chromosome 20, ASM3689809v2, whole genome shotgun sequence, one region contains:
- the LOC137659469 gene encoding uncharacterized protein: MQRGVILFAAVLVTCATALPQQRYIDASRWKNPRPAGKEFLLDAQVGSVLRNAPYGSQLFKTVPQIPALMQRLPDNSTLIRPNIVDTFTCEGRSYGYYGDVDNGCQIFHVCLPLQQLYPLNFTSPITYTFSFICPAETVFSQDAMVCAWESEALPCEFAPDLYWMNKNFFRVVPDTEKGFGDRYAQLNEPQR, encoded by the exons ATGCAGAGAGGAGTCATCTTGTTTGCAGCAG TCCTAGTGACTTGCGCCACCGCCCTCCCCCAGCAGAGATACATCGACGCCAGCAGATGGAAAAATCCTAGACCCGCAGGGAAGGAATTCCTCCTGGACGCTCAGGTCGGCAGTGTGTTGAGAAACGCGCCCTATGGATCCCAGCTCTTCAAAACGGTGCCCCAGATTCCTGCTCTTATGCAAAGGTTGCCCGATAACTCCACTCTCATCAGACCCAATATCGTCGACACCTTCACATGCGAAGGAAGA AGCTATGGCTACTACGGCGATGTGGACAACGGCTGCCAGATCTTCCACGTGTGCCTACCTCTGCAGCAACTCTACCCATTAAACTTCACGTCACCAATCACATACACCTTCTCTTTCATCTGCCCTGCGGAAACCGTTTTCAGTCAAGACGCCATGGTCTGCGCTTGGGAAAGCGAAGCTCTCCCTTGCGAATTCGCTCCCGATCTCTATTGGATGAACAAGAACTTCTTCCGCGTCGTTCCCGACACCGAGAAGGGCTTCGGCGACCGTTACGCCCAACTGAACGAACCCCAGCGTTAA